From a region of the Alnus glutinosa chromosome 1, dhAlnGlut1.1, whole genome shotgun sequence genome:
- the LOC133852626 gene encoding auxin-responsive protein IAA32, whose product MLFSTTLCTCMLIVAEEDKHHSIMDNGGRFLVFLLYLTRPPLALPFPLHMFRCFWPRHSINWYLHSPLHLKQISKTYQPTLPKLFCAASNIPMDSNTSGFLLNSSSLESVYYQAKEDDAFIDLGLSLRTLPPAAYHPSGHLVSLEGYDDHIDWPQANQNMKSSDSLHQRIIPEDYDEESEGVQSKERWAYVKVNMDGVIVGRKICILDHGGYSSLALQLEDMFGRQSVSGLRLFQAGSEFSLFYKDREENWRAVGDVPWKEFVECVKRLRIARKNAALLPGS is encoded by the exons ATGCTGTTTTCAACCACCCTTTGTACTTGCATGTTGATAGTAGCAGAAGAAGATAAGCATCATTCAATAATGGATAATGGAGGGCGCTTTCTTGTCTTCCTTCTGTACTTAACCCGGCCCCCACTAGCCCTTCCTTTTCCGCTTCACATGTTCCGCTGTTTTTGGCCCAGACACTCTATAAATTGGTACCTCCACTCTCCACTCCACTTAAAGCAAATCAGCAAAACATATCAACCGACACTTCCTAAGTTGTTCTGTGCAGCAAGCAATATTCCAATGGATTCAAACACATCAGGCTTTCTCCTCAACTCTTCGTCTCTTGAGTCAGTTTATTACCAAGCTAAGGAGGATGACGCCTTCATCGATCTCGGTCTTAGTCTGAGAACTCTGCCACCCGCAGCTTATCATCCCTCCGGACATC TGGTAAGCCTTGAGGGATATGATGACCACATTGATTGGCCCCAGGCCAACCAAAACATGAAAAGTAGCGACAGTTTGCATCAAAGAATTATCCCAGAAGATTATGATGAAGAGTCAGAGGGAGTCCAAAGCAAAGAGAGGTGGGCTTATGTGAAGGTTAATATGGATGGGGTTATTGTTGGCCGGAAAATCTGCATTCTTGATCATGGTGGTTACTCTAGCCTTGCACTTCAGCTAGAAGACATGTTTG GTAGACAATCCGTATCTGGGTTAAGGTTGTTCCAGGCTGGATCCGAATTCTCACTTTTCTATAAGGATAGAGAGGAGAATTGGAGGGCTGTTGGTGATGTGCCTTGGAA GGAGTTTGTGGAATGCGTGAAGCGGCTGAGGATTGCACGAAAGAATGCAGCTCTTCTCCCTGGTTCATGA
- the LOC133852633 gene encoding receptor protein kinase-like protein ZAR1 yields MFPLVLFVLLLCNSHGLVGSLSNEGYALLSFKQRITEDPEGSLSNWNSSDETPCSWNGITCKEQSVVSVSIPKKKLYGFLPSALGALSQLRHVNLRNNKFFGTLPVELFEAQGLQSLVLYGNSLSGSVPSEIGKLKYLQTLDLSQNFFNGSLPASIIHCKRLKTLDLSQNNLTGFLPEGFGTGLISLERLDLSFNKFKGSIPSDLGNLSSLQGTVDFSHNLFSGSIPASLGNLPEKVYIDLTYNNLSGPIPQNGALMNRGPTAFIGNPGLCGPPLKNPCSSDTPTASSPTSIPFLPDNYPPVNPDDNAGKSEKARGLSKSAVIAIVVSDVIGICLVGLLFSYCYTRVCAHRKGKDENGYGFEKGGRGKDCLCFRKDESETFSENVEQCDLVPLDTQVAFDLDELLKASAFVLGKSGIGIVYKVVLEDGLTLAVRRLGEGGSQRFKEFQTEVEAIGKLRHPNIVALRAFYWSVDEKLLIYDYIPNGNLATALHGKPGMVSFIPLSWSVRLKIMKGTAKGLVYLHEFSPKKYVHGDLKPSNILLGQNMESQISGFGLGRLANIAGGSPTVQSNRMATEKPQERQQKSATSEVTTISSSTNIVGSSYQAPEALKVVKPSQKWDVYSYGVILLEMITGRLPIVQVGDSEMDLVRWIQLCIEEKKPLSDVLDPYLAEDADKEEQIIAVLKIAMACVHSSPERRPAMRHVYDALDRLAMSTD; encoded by the exons ATGTTTCCCTTGGTTTtgtttgttcttcttctctgcAACTCTCATGGTCTAGTGGGTTCTTTGAGTAACGAAGGCTATGCCCTTTTGTCATTCAAACAGCGCATTACAGAAGACCCAGAAGGGTCTCTGAGTAACTGGAACTCTTCTGATGAGACCCCTTGTTCATGGAATGGGATTACATGCAAAGAACAAAGTGTTGTGTCTGTTAGCATTCCAAAGAAGAAACTTTATGGGTTTCTTCCTTCTGCTCTTGGAGCTCTCTCTCAGCTCCGCCATGTAAATTTGAGGAACAATAAGTTCTTTGGAACCTTGCCTGTTGAGCTCTTTGAAGCTCAGGGGCTACAAAGTTTGGTCCTTTACGGGAATTCCTTATCTGGGTCTGTGCCAAGTGAGATTGGGAAGCTCAAGTACCTACAAACCTTAGATTTATCCCAGAATTTCTTCAATGGGTCTTTACCCGCTTCAATTATTCACTGCAAGAGACTCAAAACCCTTGATCTCAGTCAAAATAATCTCACTGGTTTTCTGCCCGAAGGGTTTGGAACTGGTTTGATTTCTCTAGAAAGACTTGATCTCTCATTCAATAAATTCAAGGGTTCAATTCCTAGTGACTTGGGAAATTTGTCTAGCTTGCAAGGCACTGTTGATTTCTCTCATAATCTTTTCTCCGGTTCAATCCCAGCTAGCCTTGGAAACCTTCCTGAAAAGGTTTATATTGATCTCACCTATAACAATTTGAGTGGGCCTATTCCCCAAAATGGTGCTCTGATGAACAGAGGACCAACAGCTTTTATTGGGAATCCTGGGCTTTGTGGCCCTCCATTGAAGAACCCGTGTTCTTCGGATACTCCCACAGCGAGTTCACCTACCTCAATTCCGTTTTTGCCCGATAACTATCCGCCTGTGAATCCTGATGATAATGCTGGAAAGAGTGAGAAAGCAAGAGGGTTAAGTAAGAGCGCTGTAATTGCAATTGTAGTGAGTGATGTAATTGGCATTTGCCTTGTAGGGTTGCTGTTCTCGTATTGTTATACTAGGGTTTGTGCACACCGTAAGGGTAAGGATGAAAATGGTTATGGTTTTGAGAAGGGAGGTAGGGGAAAGGATTGTTTGTGCTTTAGAAAGGACGAATCAGAGACTTTTTCAGAAAATGTTGAGCAGTGTGACCTTGTGCCTTTGGACACACAGGTGGCATTTGATTTGGATGAGCTTCTGAAGGCATCAGCTTTTGTTCTAGGAAAGAGTGGAATTGGGATTGTCTACAAAGTTGTGCTTGAAGATGGGCTAACCTTAGCTGTGAGGAGATTGGGTGAAGGGGGTTCTCAAAGGTTTAAGGAATTTCAGACAGAAGTAGAAGCAATTGGAAAGCTAAGACATCCTAATATTGTAGCTCTCAGAGCCTTTTATTGGTCTGTCGATGAGAAGCTGCTTATCTATGATTACATACCTAATGGAAACCTTGCTACTGCACTTCATG GGAAACCTGGAATGGTATCTTTCATACCACTATCTTGGTCTGTTCGGTTGAAAATTATGAAAGGAACTGCAAAAGGCTTGGTCTATCTGCATGAGTTTAGCCCCAAAAAATATGTCCATGGAGACTTGAAGCCGAGCAATATATTGCTTGGACAGAACATGGAATCCCAGATTTCTGGTTTTGGACTTGGGCGGCTTGCTAATATCGCTGGAGGGTCCCCAACCGTGCAGTCTAATCGAATGGCCACAGAGAAACCACAAGAGAGACAACAAAAGAGTGCAACCTCGGAAGTTACTACAATTAGTTCATCTACTAATATTGTCGGGTCTAGTTATCAAGCTCCTGAGGCACTTAAAGTGGTGAAACCCTCACAGAAGTGGGATGTTTATTCCTATGGGGTGATCTTACTTGAAATGATTACCGGAAGATTGCCTATAGTGCAAGTGGGTGACTCGGAAATGGATCTTGTTCGTTGGATTCAGCTCTGCATAGAAGAAAAGAAGCCACTTTCAGATGTTTTGGATCCATATTTGGCTGAAGATGCAGATAAGGAAGAGCAGATTATCGCAGTTCTCAAGATTGCAATGGCTTGTGTTCATAGCAGCCCAGAAAGGAGACCAGCAATGAGGCATGTCTATGATGCTTTAGACAGGCTTGCCATGTCCACTGATTGA
- the LOC133852609 gene encoding uncharacterized protein LOC133852609, translating into MATTIQSDIRSALHMASSTFRSLSPNLILSRAAARRALPYYSSSSPTATTKSSLILRAFSSADSASDVVLKVPEKPSMCTADELHYVSVPSCDWRLALWRYHPSPQAPPRNHPLLLLSGVGTNAIGYDLSPESSFARYMSGQGFDTWILEVRGAGLSVQGSKSKEIKQSAYERSEQMEAASRSTTNGAFPVEAQSTIPGALEESETFSVKGEESESIAVEGDMMGTATVWDESRLVMKLTETFMRLSERLSGFLSEGQSRIMYAKFFDQISKLLVDSQLSERFNEIREKLSNLLETRQNSSITNQIWDLSQRIVSIIEEGQRSVSPPLFDLQERLASTIEDFQKQLDLIVKYDWDFDHYLEEDVPAAVEYIIEESRPKDGKLLAIGHSMGGILLYATLSRCAFEGRDSRFAAIVTLASSLDYMSSKSTLKLLLPLADPAQALNVPVVPLGALLAAAYPLSSRPPYVLSWLNYLISAEDMMHPELLEKLILNNFCTIPANLILQLTTAFREGGLRDRSGTFSYKDHIHKINVPVLALAGDRDFICPPEAVEETVKLIPQHLATYKVFGEPGGPHYAHYDLVGGRLAMEQVYPCIIQFLSRHDST; encoded by the exons ATGGCAACGACGATTCAGTCCGATATTCGTTCGGCTCTGCACATGGCATCCTCGACCTTCCGTTCTCTCAGCCCCAACCTCATCCTCTCACGCGCCGCCGCGCGTCGAGCTCTGCCGTATTATTCCTCCTCCTCCCCGACGGCTACAACGAAGTCGTCGCTCATCTTGAGAGCTTTCTCCTCCGCGGACTCCGCGAGCGACGTCGTTCTGAAGGTTCCGGAAAAGCCGTCCATGTGCACCGCCGACGAGCTCCATTATGTCTCCGTGCCCAGCTGCGATTGGAGGCTCGCCCTCTGGCGCTACCATCCATCCCCTCAG GCGCCTCCGAGGAATCATCCACTGTTGCTGTTGTCTGGGGTGGGAACTAACGCCATTGGATACGATCTCTCTCCTgag TCGTCATTTGCTCGATACATGTCAGGCCAAGGTTTTGACACATGGATCCTTGAAGTTCGTGGTGCTGGGTTGAGCGTGCAGGGATCAAAGTCTAAAGAAATTAAGCAGTCTGCCTATGAAAGATCTGAGCAGATGGAAGCTGCTTCGAGGAGTACAACTAATGGAGCTTTTCCTGTGGAAGCGCAGTCAACCATTCCTGGTGCCTTGGAAGAATCTGAAACGTTTTCTGTCAAAGGAGAAGAATCTGAGAGTATAGCTGTTGAGGGAGACATGATGGGTACAGCAACAGTGTGGGACGAATCAAGACTAGTGATGAAGTTGACAGAAACCTTTATGCGTTTGTCAGAAAGACTCTCTGGTTTTCTCAGTGAAGGTCAGTCCAGGATCATGTATGCTAAATTTTTTGACCAGATATCAAAGCTTTTGGTGGATTCTCAATTATCTGAACGATTTAATGAGATAAGGGAAAAACTATCAAATTTGTTGGAAACAAGACAAAATTCCAGTATTACTAACCAAATCTGGGATCTTAGTCAAAGAATTGTTAGTATCATTGAAGAGGGTCAACGATCGGTTTCACCTCCGTTGTTTGACTTGCAAGAGCGTCTCGCTTCAACGATAGAGGACTTTCAGAAACAACTTGACTTGATAGTGAAATATGACTGGGATTTTGATCATTACTTGGAAGAGGATGTTCCAGCTGCG GTGGAATATATAATAGAAGAAAGCAGGCCAAAGGATGGTAAGTTGCTTGCAATTGGACACTCCATGGGTGGTATCTTGCTTTATGCAACTCTGTCACGATGCG CTTTTGAAGGAAGAGACTCCAGATTCGCGGCTATTGTAACTTTGGCATCATCCCTTGACTACATGTCTTCAAAATCAACTCTCAAATTGCTCTTACCACTT GCAGATCCTGCACAGGCTCTTAATGTACCTGTTGTTCCTTTAGGGGCGCTACTGGCAGCAGCTTATCCACTTTCATCTCGACCTCCTTATGTCTTGTCTTGGCTTAATTATCTGATTTCAGCGGAGGACATGATGCATCCAGAGTTGTTAGAAAAGCTCATCTTGAACAACTTTT GTACCATACCTGCTAACCTTATCTTGCAGCTAACTACAGCTTTTCGAGAGGGTGGGTTACGCGACAGGAGTGGCACATTTTCCTACAAGGATCATATACACAAAATCAATGTCCCTGTCTTAGCACTCGCTGGTGACCGGGATTTTATATGCCCACCTGAAGCTGTGGAGG AAACTGTTAAGCTGATTCCTCAGCACCTGGCTACCTATAAAGTATTTGGAGAACCTGGAGGTCCACATTATGCCCACTATGATTTGGTGGGAGGACGATTG GCAATGGAGCAGGTTTATCCCTGTATAATCCAATTTCTTAGTCGTCATGACTCAACATGA